CCGGAGTTTCCGGTCGGCACGGCGCTGATCAAGACATTCGCGTTCGCGCCAGACCTGCGGGATCCTGAAACCGGGAATTTCAAGGTCGAAACGCGGGTGATCATCCGCAAGGCCGATGGCTGGGCGGCGTTCCCCTATGTCTGGAACGAGGACGGCACACAGGCGACATATGCCCCCGTCGGCGCGCGCCGGACGATCGAGACGATCAGCCCACAGGGCGAGCCGCTGCAGATCCATTACGAAGTGCCCAACAAGAACCAGTGCAAGACCTGCCATCAGAGCGGCGATGTGGTGGAGCCCATCGGGCCGAAACTGCGCAACCTGGATCATCCGGGTCCGGCCGGTGTGGACCAGCTGTCGGACTGGGTGTCGGCGGGCATTCTGGACGGCGTGCCGCTGGGCATGAAGCGGACGCCGGATGCGATGGATGTGAGCCTGCCGCTGGACGCGCGGGCGCGGGGCTATCTCGATATCAATTGCGGCCATTGCCACAATCCGGGTGGCTCGGCGTCGAACTCCGGCCTGTGGCTGATGCTGGAAGAAACTTCCCCCACGCGCCTTGGCCTGAAGAAACATCCGACGGCAGCAGGGCGCGGCTCCGGCGACCGGCGCTATGTCATCGATCCGGGGCACCCGGAGGAATCCATCCTCGCCTTCCGCATGGCCTCCACCGAACCCGGCATCGCCATGCCCGAACTGGGCCGCACCCTGCCAGACCCTGTGGGCATCGACCTGATCAACCAGTGGATCGCGGGGATGGATACGGAATAGGGGGGCGCCTTGCGGACATTCCACGGAATTCATGCATAGTGGCGGATGCAAAGCGGAGGAATAGGGAATGAAGGTCAACGCACTCGACCACGTCAACATCATCACAGACGACATGAAAGGGACGATCGGATTTCTCGTCGACCTGTTCGATCTGGATGTGCGCGATGCGCCGCCGCCGCTTCCTCCGGAACATTATCAATGGCTGTATGACGCCAATGACCGGGCGATATTCCACATCAACTCCAAGCAGGCGCCGCAGGCCTATGTGCGGGATACGCAGGCAGGCCCCACGACGGGCGCCATCCACCATGTCGCGCTCAGCTGCAGTGGGCATGATGCGTTCAGGGAGCGGCTGGAAAAGCACGGCGTCGACTACAAGCTGAACGACATCCCGTCGGTGAACCTGAAGCAGATCTTTTTCACAGAGCCGAACGGCGTGCTGATCGAACTCAATTTTTACGGTTCATGAGCGGCCAGGCACCTTCCGGGGCATGGAGCGCTCCCACTTCAAATTCTAATTCATGTCTGTCTGGTCTCTCAGGTCTGCTCTCACCCGAGATCGGGCGAACATGAGCAGGATGCTGTGAGGCAGGCATTTGGATGCAGGCAGATGATTGCAACTACATCCCCTCGGCTTTTGCGCGCCTCCAGTAGTAGATGGCCATGAGCGTGACGATAGCGGGGACCATCAATCCATATTCGTCGATCCAGAACCGCGTCTGATCATTAGGCGTGGTGAGTGGTGAGAAGATCTTCTGGATGTAGATATTGTGGGCGCCGTGGAAGAAGATGGCGGGCCACAGGGAGTTCGACCTGAACGTATAATACGCCATGATGACGGACATGCTGGTGATCATCAGGGTGAAGCAGGCGATCTGGAAAAGCGGGTCTCCAAATCCGTATTTGATGATGATCGGATAGTGCCACGCGGACCAGACGATGCCGCTGATCAGGGCGACGCCGCTGAATGGCAAAACCTTTCTCAGTTCCCAGATGAAGAAACCACGCCAGCCGATTTCCTCGCCCGCGATCGTGCCGAGGGATTTTGCGAATTGTATCGTTGCGAACAACGCCACCATCAGCGCCGCTGCCAGAACCGGGCTGCCCGGCAAGCCAAGGTCTTCCGACCACTCGGACATCGTGTTTGCGTCGAATGCGCCGCCGAAGCCAGCAATCCAGGCGAGCGCATAGCTGATCGTCACATAGGCGACCGGGACCAGATAGGATTGGACGTTGTCGCGCCAGTTCCCGATTCCCCACGGCAGC
This is a stretch of genomic DNA from Hyphomonas adhaerens MHS-3. It encodes these proteins:
- a CDS encoding CPBP family intramembrane glutamic endopeptidase — its product is MTTAETDKRAAWKAIAIFLVILTAISAVWHFAIVGLAPVSIYVGALMWCPAIAAFLTLKITGRKIASLPWGIGNWRDNVQSYLVPVAYVTISYALAWIAGFGGAFDANTMSEWSEDLGLPGSPVLAAALMVALFATIQFAKSLGTIAGEEIGWRGFFIWELRKVLPFSGVALISGIVWSAWHYPIIIKYGFGDPLFQIACFTLMITSMSVIMAYYTFRSNSLWPAIFFHGAHNIYIQKIFSPLTTPNDQTRFWIDEYGLMVPAIVTLMAIYYWRRAKAEGM
- a CDS encoding SO2930 family diheme c-type cytochrome yields the protein MRHVLPFACLILAACGAGQAAAPTVPDLETILADKPAPVLSDYGFFTDAGADHPAKRVKSYDLINPLFSDDADKHRFIYVPPGERAKADGAGLPEFPVGTALIKTFAFAPDLRDPETGNFKVETRVIIRKADGWAAFPYVWNEDGTQATYAPVGARRTIETISPQGEPLQIHYEVPNKNQCKTCHQSGDVVEPIGPKLRNLDHPGPAGVDQLSDWVSAGILDGVPLGMKRTPDAMDVSLPLDARARGYLDINCGHCHNPGGSASNSGLWLMLEETSPTRLGLKKHPTAAGRGSGDRRYVIDPGHPEESILAFRMASTEPGIAMPELGRTLPDPVGIDLINQWIAGMDTE
- a CDS encoding VOC family protein, whose product is MKVNALDHVNIITDDMKGTIGFLVDLFDLDVRDAPPPLPPEHYQWLYDANDRAIFHINSKQAPQAYVRDTQAGPTTGAIHHVALSCSGHDAFRERLEKHGVDYKLNDIPSVNLKQIFFTEPNGVLIELNFYGS